From a region of the Besnoitia besnoiti strain Bb-Ger1 chromosome I, whole genome shotgun sequence genome:
- a CDS encoding acyl carrier protein ACP (encoded by transcript BESB_000180), with protein MPTGICSAPSTSYVGTSGRTLGAFSARQGGLRGAGSDADGFSSLFAAGEAGSDEKPLLERVKDVVAEQLGVDRARVTPESNFIKDLDADSLDSVELVMAFEEKFGVSIPDDEAAKIATVQDALTYIEKAK; from the exons ATGCCTACTGGAATTTGCTCCGCTCCATCGACATCCTACGTAGGGACCTCGGGCCGAACCTTAGGCGCTTTCTCTGCTCGCCAAGGAGGCCTTCGTGGCGCTGGCTCCGATGCTGACGGCTTCTCTTCTCTATTTGCTGCCGGAGAAGCCGGTTCAGATGAAAAACCACTCCTCGAGAGAGTGAAAGACGTTGTTGCGGAGCAGCTCGGTGTCGACCGTGCGCGAGTTACTCCCGAATCGAACTTTATCAAG GATCTGGATGCTGACAGCCTTGACAGCGTTGAATTGGTCATGGCCTTCGAGGAGAAATTCGGGGTCAGCATtcccgacgacgaggcagccaAGATTGCCACTGTCCAGGATGCTCTCACTTATATTGAAAAGGCGAAGTAA